One window of Leptotrichia sp. oral taxon 498 genomic DNA carries:
- the purB gene encoding adenylosuccinate lyase codes for MSDMSIYSNPLAERYSSKEMLHIFSPEFKFRTWRKLWINLAEAEKELGLDFITDEQIEELKKYKDDVDFEVAAKFEKKLRHDVMAHVHTYGEQAKNARKIIHLGATSAYVGDNTDLIQIKEGLLVVKRRMLTLIEKMRDFALEYKDLPTLGFTHFQAAQLTTVGKRATLWLHSLLLDFEELEFRLEHLRFRGVKGTTGTQASFKELFEGDFEKVKQLDELVTEKAGFSKKQGVSGQTYDRKVDAQILNLLSNIAQSSHKFTNDFRLLQHLKELEEPFEKNQIGSSAMAYKRNPMRSERISSLAKYVISSSQTGALVFATQWFERTLDDSASKRLSIPQAFLAVDAILIIWLNIMDGVVVYPKVIEANIQKELPFMATENIIMESVKKGMDRQEVHEIIRELSMEETKEIKLNGNPNRLIDRIIKDGRLGLKAEDMEGILVSANYTGFAGQQTEDFVKNEINPILDRYKDEIVEDREELRV; via the coding sequence ATGTCAGATATGAGCATATATTCAAATCCGTTGGCGGAGAGATATTCGAGTAAGGAGATGTTGCATATTTTTTCACCTGAGTTTAAGTTTAGAACTTGGAGAAAATTGTGGATAAATTTGGCTGAGGCTGAAAAAGAGCTTGGGCTTGATTTTATTACTGATGAACAAATTGAGGAACTTAAAAAATATAAAGATGATGTGGATTTTGAAGTTGCAGCAAAATTTGAGAAAAAGTTAAGACACGATGTGATGGCTCATGTGCATACTTATGGAGAACAGGCGAAAAATGCAAGAAAAATTATTCATTTGGGAGCGACAAGTGCATATGTTGGGGATAATACTGATTTGATTCAAATTAAGGAAGGGCTTTTGGTTGTTAAAAGAAGAATGCTTACTTTGATTGAAAAAATGAGAGATTTTGCATTGGAATATAAAGACTTGCCGACTTTAGGATTTACTCATTTTCAAGCGGCACAACTTACAACGGTTGGAAAAAGAGCGACATTGTGGCTTCATTCTTTGCTTCTTGATTTTGAAGAATTGGAATTTAGATTAGAGCACTTGAGATTTAGAGGAGTTAAAGGGACTACTGGGACTCAGGCTAGTTTTAAAGAATTATTTGAAGGAGATTTTGAAAAAGTAAAACAGTTGGATGAATTGGTTACTGAAAAAGCTGGGTTTAGCAAAAAACAAGGTGTTTCAGGACAAACTTATGATAGAAAAGTGGACGCACAAATCTTGAATTTATTGTCAAATATTGCTCAGTCTTCACATAAATTTACAAATGATTTTAGATTGTTGCAACATTTGAAAGAATTGGAAGAACCGTTTGAAAAAAATCAAATTGGGTCAAGTGCGATGGCATACAAGAGAAATCCAATGAGAAGTGAAAGAATTTCATCACTTGCAAAATATGTAATTTCAAGCTCACAAACAGGTGCATTAGTTTTTGCAACACAATGGTTTGAAAGAACGCTGGATGATTCTGCAAGCAAGAGACTTTCGATTCCACAAGCATTCTTGGCAGTGGACGCAATTTTGATTATTTGGCTTAACATTATGGATGGAGTTGTTGTTTATCCGAAAGTAATTGAAGCGAATATTCAAAAGGAATTGCCGTTTATGGCGACTGAAAACATTATTATGGAATCAGTGAAAAAAGGGATGGATAGACAAGAAGTTCATGAAATCATAAGAGAACTTTCAATGGAAGAAACAAAGGAAATTAAGTTGAATGGAAATCCCAATAGATTAATTGACAGAATTATAAAAGATGGTAGATTAGGACTTAAAGCAGAAGATATGGAAGGAATCTTGGTTTCTGCTAATTATACTGGATTTGCTGGTCAGCAGACTGAGGATTTTGTGAAAAATGAGATTAATCCGATTTTGGATAGATATAAGGATGAGAT